In one window of Pseudomonas chlororaphis subsp. chlororaphis DNA:
- the flhF gene encoding flagellar biosynthesis protein FlhF — MQVKRFFAADMRQAMKLVRDELGADAAIIGNRRIAGGVELTAALDYKLSALAPRVPNMELEDELRKTQSRIVTAQAELSLRGDGDSSTNRQLFAGLPLTAAEPLIEPTFNEPQRPAPVAAAPAVDQRALDSMRFELNGLRELLEVQLGSLAWSQLQGSRPEQANLWRRLQRIGLSGPLARDLLALITEIDEPRQAWRMLLAHLARMIVTPEVEPLEEGGVIAMVGPAGMGKTTTLAKLAARYVLKYGAQNIALVSMDSYRIGAQEQLKTLGRILNVSVTHVDPGQSLAQALDPLLRKRVVLIDTAGLQASDPALRMQLESLAGRGIRAKNYLVLATTSQKQVLTAAYHSYKRCGLAGCILTKLDETASLGEVLSLAISHELPVAYLTDGPRIPDDLHLPRRHQLVSRAVSVQMQEEPSEEAMADMFADLYHNPTKRVG; from the coding sequence ATGCAAGTTAAGCGTTTTTTCGCCGCCGATATGCGTCAGGCCATGAAGCTGGTTCGTGATGAGCTGGGCGCCGACGCTGCCATCATTGGCAATCGCCGCATCGCCGGCGGTGTCGAGCTGACGGCTGCCCTGGATTACAAGCTATCGGCGCTGGCGCCGCGGGTGCCGAACATGGAGCTCGAGGACGAACTGCGCAAGACTCAGTCGCGCATCGTCACCGCCCAGGCCGAACTGAGCCTGCGTGGCGACGGCGATTCCAGTACCAATCGCCAGTTGTTCGCCGGCCTGCCGCTGACCGCCGCCGAGCCGCTGATCGAACCTACGTTCAACGAGCCCCAGCGCCCTGCTCCGGTGGCCGCCGCGCCGGCGGTCGATCAGCGGGCACTGGACTCGATGCGTTTTGAACTCAACGGCCTGCGCGAGCTGCTGGAAGTCCAGCTCGGCTCCCTGGCCTGGAGCCAGCTGCAAGGCAGCCGGCCCGAACAGGCTAACCTGTGGCGGCGCCTGCAGCGTATCGGCTTGTCCGGTCCGCTGGCCCGCGACCTGCTGGCGCTGATCACTGAAATCGACGAACCCCGCCAGGCCTGGCGCATGCTCCTGGCCCACCTGGCGCGGATGATCGTGACCCCGGAAGTCGAGCCACTGGAGGAGGGCGGTGTGATCGCCATGGTCGGCCCCGCCGGCATGGGCAAGACCACCACCCTGGCCAAGCTGGCCGCGCGTTATGTACTCAAGTACGGCGCGCAGAACATCGCGCTGGTGAGCATGGACAGCTACCGCATCGGCGCCCAGGAACAGCTCAAGACCCTGGGCCGGATCCTCAATGTCTCGGTGACCCATGTCGACCCGGGCCAGTCCCTGGCGCAAGCCCTCGATCCGCTGCTGCGCAAGCGTGTGGTGCTGATCGACACCGCCGGCCTGCAAGCCAGCGACCCGGCCCTGCGCATGCAGCTGGAAAGCCTGGCCGGACGTGGCATCCGGGCAAAAAATTATCTGGTCTTGGCAACCACCAGCCAGAAACAGGTTCTAACCGCCGCATACCACAGCTACAAGCGTTGCGGGCTGGCCGGCTGCATCCTGACTAAACTGGATGAAACCGCCAGCCTTGGTGAGGTGTTGAGCCTGGCGATCAGTCATGAACTCCCTGTTGCCTATCTGACCGATGGCCCGCGGATTCCGGACGATCTGCACTTGCCGCGCCGTCACCAGCTGGTCAGTCGTGCGGTGAGCGTGCAGATGCAGGAAGAACCCAGCGAAGAAGCCATGGCTGACATGTTCGCTGACCTCTACCACAACCCGACCAAGCGGGTTGGCTGA
- the fleN gene encoding flagellar synthesis regulator FleN, whose product MGSMHPVQVIAVTGGKGGVGKTNVSVNLSLALAELGRRVMLLDADLGLANVDVLLGLTPKRTLADVIEGRCELRDVLLQGPGGIRIVPAASGTQSMVHLSPAQHAGLIQAFSDIGDNLDVLVIDTAAGIGDSVVSFVRAAQEVLLVVCDEPTSITDAYALIKLLNRDYGMNRFRVLANMAQSPQEGRNLFAKLTKVTDRFLDVALQYVGAVPYDECVRKAVQKQRAVYEAFPRSKCALAFKAIAQKVDTWPLPANPRGHLEFFVERLVHQTAGPVL is encoded by the coding sequence ATGGGCAGCATGCATCCCGTACAGGTGATCGCGGTGACCGGCGGCAAAGGTGGCGTCGGCAAGACTAACGTGTCAGTGAACTTGTCCCTGGCCCTAGCGGAGCTCGGCCGGCGCGTCATGCTGCTGGACGCCGACCTGGGCCTGGCCAACGTCGACGTGCTATTGGGGCTGACCCCCAAACGGACCCTCGCCGACGTGATCGAAGGCCGCTGCGAGCTGCGCGATGTGCTGCTGCAGGGGCCGGGTGGAATCCGTATCGTGCCGGCGGCGTCCGGCACCCAGAGCATGGTTCATCTGAGCCCGGCGCAGCATGCCGGCCTGATCCAGGCTTTCAGCGACATCGGCGACAACCTCGATGTGCTGGTGATCGACACCGCCGCCGGCATCGGCGACTCGGTGGTCAGCTTCGTCCGCGCGGCCCAGGAAGTGTTGCTGGTGGTCTGCGACGAGCCGACCTCGATCACCGACGCCTACGCGCTGATCAAGCTGCTCAACCGCGACTACGGCATGAACCGCTTCCGCGTGCTCGCCAACATGGCGCAGAGCCCGCAGGAGGGGCGCAATCTGTTCGCCAAGTTGACCAAGGTCACGGATCGCTTCCTGGACGTGGCCCTACAATATGTCGGCGCCGTGCCTTACGACGAATGCGTGCGCAAGGCCGTGCAAAAGCAGCGTGCGGTCTATGAGGCGTTTCCGCGTTCGAAATGCGCGCTGGCATTCAAGGCCATCGCGCAGAAGGTCGATACCTGGCCGTTGCCGGCCAACCCACGCGGACATCTGGAATTTTTCGTCGAGCGGCTCGTGCATCAGACAGCGGGACCGGTGCTATGA
- the fliA gene encoding RNA polymerase sigma factor FliA, whose product MSASGYNLYKKSARDSQYELIERYAPLVKRIAYHLLARLPASVQVEDLIQAGMIGLLEVSTKYDASKGASFETYAGIRIRGAMLDEVRKGDWAPRSVHRNTRMVSDAIRAIEAKTGRDAKDHEVAAELQLSLDDYYGILNDTLGSRLFSFDDLLQDGEHEGLHEDGASAHLEPSRDLEDERFQAALADAIANLPERERLVLALYYDEELNLKEIGEVLGVSESRVSQLHSQCAARLRGRLGEWRAR is encoded by the coding sequence ATGAGCGCCAGCGGCTACAACCTTTACAAAAAGTCGGCACGTGACAGCCAGTACGAATTGATCGAGCGCTATGCGCCGCTGGTCAAGCGTATTGCCTATCACTTGCTGGCGCGCCTGCCGGCCAGTGTCCAGGTCGAAGACCTGATCCAGGCCGGGATGATCGGTCTGCTCGAAGTGTCGACCAAGTACGACGCGAGCAAGGGCGCGAGTTTCGAGACCTACGCGGGTATCCGTATCCGTGGTGCGATGCTCGATGAGGTCCGTAAAGGTGACTGGGCGCCGCGTTCGGTACATCGCAATACCCGGATGGTGAGCGATGCCATTCGCGCAATTGAAGCTAAAACCGGTCGTGACGCTAAAGATCATGAAGTTGCGGCCGAACTTCAATTGAGTCTCGACGATTATTACGGGATTTTGAACGACACCTTGGGCAGTCGCCTGTTCAGCTTCGACGACCTGTTGCAGGACGGCGAGCATGAAGGGCTGCATGAGGATGGCGCGAGTGCTCATCTCGAGCCGTCGCGCGACCTGGAGGACGAACGTTTCCAGGCCGCGCTGGCGGACGCGATTGCCAATTTGCCGGAGCGTGAGCGACTGGTCTTGGCGCTGTACTACGACGAAGAGCTGAACCTCAAGGAAATCGGTGAGGTCCTGGGGGTCAGCGAATCGCGGGTCAGCCAGTTACACAGCCAGTGCGCGGCCCGTTTGCGGGGGCGTTTGGGAGAGTGGCGAGCGCGCTGA
- a CDS encoding chemotaxis response regulator CheY, which produces MKILIVDDFSTMRRIIKNLLRDLGFTNTVEADDGTTAIPVLNSGSIDFLVTDWNMPGMTGIDLLRHVRADEKLKHLPVLMVTAEAKREQIIEAAQAGVNGYVVKPFTAQALKEKIEKIFERIG; this is translated from the coding sequence ATGAAAATCCTCATCGTTGATGACTTCTCAACGATGCGGCGGATCATAAAAAACCTGTTGCGTGACCTGGGGTTCACCAACACGGTCGAGGCTGACGATGGCACCACCGCCATTCCGGTCCTCAACAGTGGGAGCATCGACTTTCTGGTAACGGACTGGAACATGCCCGGCATGACCGGTATCGATCTGCTGCGCCATGTGCGCGCCGATGAAAAACTCAAGCACCTGCCGGTACTCATGGTGACCGCTGAAGCCAAGCGCGAACAAATCATCGAAGCTGCCCAGGCCGGCGTAAACGGTTATGTGGTCAAGCCCTTCACGGCCCAGGCGTTGAAAGAGAAGATCGAGAAGATCTTCGAACGCATCGGTTGA